The Musa acuminata AAA Group cultivar baxijiao chromosome BXJ1-3, Cavendish_Baxijiao_AAA, whole genome shotgun sequence genome window below encodes:
- the LOC103978448 gene encoding VQ motif-containing protein 4-like, producing MAEATVCLRSSFSDQLSSALEVKAARAFPELVNIRSTIFLCHGNLPVIHLHTERERERERERERERVPFQHSLPNSKSTQSRLLRSFPLVTQIQIQRQQTPTQSLLLIPPLLTLIQIATPHCTRQQKIRFFFFHRHIHQMELKSPDPSSPNSTSSSSSSNGVATAAAPSSAPLTPKSIPRSIDANPSPTTFVQADAGSFKQVVQMLTGSVETTAKHVGGTVASPTRSGIPPAAKATGPKKPAFKLYERRGSLKNLKMICSDPNSPLGRAAFPPRRQPEILSPSTLDLPSLTLSPVTPLIPDPFNHSAAAAAASSAEDRAIAEKGFYLHPSPRTTTGAAEPPRLLPLFPVTSPRMPSASST from the coding sequence ATGGCAGAAGCCACTGTGTGCCTTCGAAGCAGCTTCAGTGATCAGCTCAGCTCAGCTCTTGAAGTCAAAGCAGCTCGAGCTTTTCCTGAATTGGTCAACATACGGAGCACCATATTTCTGTGCCATGGCAATTTGCCCGTGATACATTTGCAcacagagcgagagagagagagagagagagagagagagagagagagagttccatTTCAACACAGCCTACCCAACTCCAAGTCTACACAGTCTCGGCTCCTTCGGTCATTCCCTCTCGtcacccaaatccaaatccaacgcCAACAAACACCAACACAATCTCTACTTTTAATCCCTCCTCTTCTCACTCTCATCCAGATTGCCACACCACACTGCACCCGTCAGCAAAAGATTAGATTTTTCTTCTTCCATAGGCACATCCATCAAATGGAGCTGAAATCTCCTGATCCTTCCTCCCCCAACTCCAcctccagcagcagcagcagcaatggaGTGGCCACTGCAGCAGCCCCTTCATCCGCACCTCTCACTCCCAAGTCCATACCCAGATCCATCGACGCCAATCCTTCCCCCACCACCTTCGTCCAGGCCGACGCCGGTTCCTTCAAACAGGTAGTCCAGATGCTGACGGGCTCCGTCGAGACCACCGCCAAGCACGTGGGCGGCACCGTGGCGTCGCCCACAAGGAGCGGGATCCCGCCCGCCGCTAAGGCCACCGGCCCCAAGAAGCCGGCTTTCAAGCTCTACGAGCGCCGCGGCAGCCTCAAGAACCTCAAGATGATATGTTCTGACCCGAACTCGCCGTTGGGCAGGGCCGCCTTCCCCCCCCGGAGGCAGCCGGAGATCCTCTCCCCGAGCACGCTGGACCTGCCGTCGTTGACCCTTAGCCCGGTCACGCCGCTGATCCCTGATCCTTTCAACCATTCGGCGGCCGCAGCCGCAGCGTCGTCGGCGGAGGACCGGGCGATCGCCGAGAAGGGGTTCTACCTCCACCCTTCGCCGAGGACCACGACAGGGGCCGCGGAGCCGCCAAGGCTGCTGCCGCTCTTCCCGGTGACATCGCCGAGGATGCCGTCCGCATCTTCCACCTGA
- the LOC103978470 gene encoding protodermal factor 1-like, whose product MKKGKLLLIFFLLIWLVSQQPVTSVVDEKNSQSTPCTTPSHGGGGGGGVPSQGAPSSQVTTAPPSPTLVPPPGTPITDSNPSPFTCDYWRTHPEAILALFGFWCTLGQLLGTPAAYALGRNPSVLEALSNTRADGIGALYREGTASFLNSLVSRSFVFTARQVRDAFNAAVVSNSAAAAQAELFKRANEGHLVKHH is encoded by the exons ATGAAGAAAGGGAAACTTCTTCTCATCTTCTTTCTGCTCATATGGCTGGTTTCTCAGCAACCTGTCACTAGCGTTGTTGACGAGAAGA ACTCACAGAGCACTCCATGCACGACGCCGTCGCATggaggtggtggcggcggcggtgtgcCGTCTCAAGGTGCACCTTCTTCTCAGGTCACCACCGCCCCTCCATCTCCTACACTCGTGCCACCTCCGGGGACACCGATCACCGATTCCAATCCCTCACCATTCACCTGCGA CTACTGGAGAACGCACCCGGAAGCAATACTGGCTCTCTTCGGGTTCTGGTGCACCTTGGGCCAACTCTTAGGCACGCCGGCAGCTTACGCTTTGGGGCGGAACCCCAGCGTGCTGGAGGCGCTATCGAACACCCGCGCCGACGGGATCGGAGCTCTGTACCGGGAAGGGACTGCGTCGTTCCTCAACTCACTGGTGAGCAGGAGCTTCGTCTTCACGGCCCGGCAAGTCAGGGATGCATTCAACGCCGCGGTGGTCTCCAACAGCGCCGCAGCAGCGCAGGCAGAGCTCTTCAAGAGGGCCAACGAGGGCCACCTCGTGAAGCACCATTAG